One genomic region from Terriglobales bacterium encodes:
- a CDS encoding FAD-binding oxidoreductase produces MNRRTLLKSLGAAALWAASPFQALAREMTRRVRPGEAGWPSDAEWKKLNDAVGGNLIKIQPPFAACKTTDACTDLFAKDLKNPYLIGDTPALTQTLGWVDAWTSKPSAYAVAARNAEDMAAAVKFARRHSLRVAVRGGGHSYQGTSNAPDSLLLWTRHIADITLHDAFVPRGCKTAPQPAVTCGAGVIWRHAYGAVVTQAGRYVQGGGCATVNVAGLVQSGGFGTFSKHYGMCAAGLLEAECVTADGKIRTVNACNDPELFFALKGGGGGSFAVVTRVTLRVRELPENFGAAVLRINAASDDDYRRLVRRFVDFYADTLFNPHWGEQAEFTGDNQLNVTMVCHGMSADELRKTWQPFLDWLAQSPAAYRHREPPLFPGVPARHWWDAPYMNAQLPGVFQTDPRPGAKPSDGWWSGDAAQVGQFMYGYESLWLPESLLKGDARGRLADALFAASRPWGVSLHFNKGLAGAPPEEIAAAKEVATNPAVQSAFTLAIAGGA; encoded by the coding sequence ATGAACCGTCGAACTCTATTGAAGTCGCTCGGCGCCGCCGCACTCTGGGCCGCGTCGCCGTTCCAAGCGCTCGCGCGCGAGATGACGCGCCGGGTCCGCCCGGGCGAAGCCGGATGGCCCTCCGACGCCGAGTGGAAGAAGCTGAACGACGCCGTGGGCGGGAACCTGATCAAGATCCAGCCGCCGTTCGCCGCGTGCAAGACGACCGACGCGTGCACCGACCTGTTCGCCAAGGACCTGAAGAACCCCTACCTCATCGGCGACACTCCCGCGCTCACGCAGACGCTCGGCTGGGTCGACGCGTGGACGTCGAAGCCCAGCGCCTACGCCGTGGCCGCGCGCAACGCGGAAGACATGGCGGCCGCAGTGAAGTTCGCGCGCCGGCACAGCCTGCGCGTCGCGGTGCGCGGCGGCGGGCACAGCTACCAGGGCACGTCGAACGCGCCCGACTCGCTCCTGCTCTGGACGCGCCACATCGCCGACATCACGCTGCACGACGCGTTCGTGCCGCGCGGCTGCAAGACCGCGCCGCAACCCGCCGTCACCTGCGGCGCCGGCGTCATCTGGAGACACGCTTACGGCGCGGTCGTCACCCAGGCCGGCCGCTACGTGCAGGGCGGCGGCTGCGCCACCGTCAACGTCGCCGGACTGGTCCAGTCGGGCGGCTTCGGCACCTTCTCCAAGCACTACGGCATGTGCGCCGCCGGGCTGCTCGAAGCGGAGTGCGTCACCGCCGACGGCAAGATCCGCACCGTCAACGCCTGCAACGACCCGGAGCTATTCTTCGCGCTCAAGGGGGGAGGCGGCGGCAGCTTCGCCGTGGTCACGCGCGTCACGCTGCGCGTCCGCGAGCTGCCGGAAAACTTCGGCGCGGCCGTCCTGCGCATCAACGCCGCTTCCGACGACGACTATCGCCGCCTCGTGCGACGGTTCGTCGACTTCTACGCCGACACCCTGTTCAACCCGCACTGGGGCGAGCAGGCCGAGTTCACCGGCGACAACCAGCTCAACGTCACGATGGTGTGCCACGGCATGAGTGCCGACGAACTCCGCAAGACCTGGCAGCCGTTCCTGGACTGGCTGGCGCAGTCGCCGGCAGCGTACAGGCATCGTGAGCCGCCCCTGTTCCCAGGCGTCCCGGCGCGGCATTGGTGGGACGCGCCCTACATGAACGCGCAGCTTCCCGGCGTGTTTCAGACCGACCCGCGCCCGGGCGCGAAGCCGAGCGACGGCTGGTGGTCGGGCGACGCCGCGCAGGTCGGCCAGTTCATGTATGGATACGAATCGCTGTGGCTGCCGGAGTCGCTGCTCAAGGGCGACGCGCGCGGGCGGCTCGCCGATGCGCTCTTTGCCGCATCGCGGCCCTGGGGCGTCTCGCTGCACTTCAACAAAGGTCTCGCGGGCGCGCCGCCCGAGGAGATCGCCGCGGCGAAAGAAGTCGCGACGAATCCCGCGGTGCAGTCGGCGTTCACGCTCGCCATCGCGGGCGGGGCG